The genomic stretch ATTCCAAGGTAACCTGCCAGATAGTGTCGTGGGTAATTGAGTATCTGGAATACGCAACACCATACTTATGAGAATGAGAAAACTACATTTAAGATTTTTATATTACCTTTCAACATTTCATCAATTGTTTGTGCTAAAGACAGAAAAAGTCACGGATAAGTATGAAATGATTGAGCCATCACCAAAGGAGCTAATCCGTTCAGAACTCAGTTGACTGCTTCAATAGACAAGGCAGAGCGCCTCAGTGTTATCGTGGAAAGCTATGATCCAATGCATCAGTTGAACTATCCAATAATGATATAGCAGACAACAAAGCAGGCTTACTTCCAAGTTGATAAACAGTTGTATGAAATCTTCAAAATCCAATCACATTAGTATACCAATTAGAAGATCAGCAAGAGATGCAAGAAGAGAAAACAACTTTACCTCAGGCTGCCTACTGACTCATCCAACCACTATGTGACTAATAAATTAGCATATCCCTCAAAATCAGAATGCTATACCTTCTTGTCAAGCTTCCTTCTAAGCAGCCTTTTCAGATTAGCACACTACTTTTGCTTCATTATTCAAGGCAATAAGATCCTAAAGCGTTTGGAAAAACAAATCCAGTTCATCTCAAAGTAGAACCTCAAGCTAAAAAGGTAATGCAAGAATATCGCCAGTTGTGGTAAAAAACATCACTAACAAAATATTCTAACTACAGGACATCGAAGTAGAGTCCAAGAGGCAAACATTCTTTGCAACTTACCACAACAAACAAAAAGAGAGATGATGATAAGCACGATGCATAAGATACTTCTGGCACAAGAATTTGCATTTGTCAATCCAAAATATGcattaaaagaaaaagttatATGCCAATAACCTGACCGATAGAGGAGAAAAACCAAAATAATCTTTGATTAACATCATTTCGAGTTTCTCATTGTGGAAAAGTTCCAAAGTCACAAATTTTGACACCAATATAATTTTGAGTTAATAAATTTGAGACTTCTTACACTAGAAAACTACGTGTATCGTCATTGTCATggacaaaaatttgaaaaccTATGCCTTGCAGAGTTATATAAGGTTCCCTTAGAAACTAAGAGGTTGAATTACATCACGACTCGTCAACCAAATCCTGGAGGTACATCTGGGTCATCATCAGTATCACCATCTAAATGCTGCTCAATGACTTCATGAAACCCAGGCTGCACATTGTTATATACACTCTGAGGCTCCAATCTATCAGGCGAGGAAGTGGTCTCTTTTATAGGTTCCACTCTTGCTTTACCATCACAAGGCCTAGACATCCGTAGTCTCTTTCCAGGTTGATCATTCTCATAGCTGCTTTTGTTGTTCCAACCTTGACCATGTAGACTGAACCCCGGTGGTTCATTTGGCTCCCCCTCAGGCTCTCTGACATCAACTCCACTGGCTGAAACACTTCCATTAACATCATGTCTCTTGCGTAGTAGTAACAAGTCAGAATGCAGTGGTGATTCACCATCTTCATTCACCTTGGGGTCTAATAACTTGTTGTAGACTGATTGCACAGTTTCTATTATTTCAGCTTTCATTTCACTACCAGACCTAATTATCTGCCAGACACCATCAGAAATCTTGCTCATGACTTTGTCCCTGGAATGCAGGAAAAAAAGGTATAATTTCTGAGCATCAACCAGCAATCATGGTTGAATATAACTTCTAAGAGCTTAATAGGACAACCAGATGACAGTACTAGAATAACCACATTACTTCACGTTTGTGACATGACGTAAGTTTGCATCAAATAAGACGAGAAATATCATAACCTTGCAGTGGAAAACACCATTCAAACATCTGAACATCATAAGGAAACCTACCCAATTTCTTCATGTATGGCATCAGAAAGTTGCCGTGGCTTCATGGTTTCAGCACCGGGACGGTTAAGTACAGCTGATTGCTTCACCATTGATATAATGTTGTCCCGCAGTTCAGCCTACAAAATATTGGCACGTTGATGACTAAATAGTAGCACATTTTGGTAGCATATTTAAAACCAGGAACAAGTACCCTTTTTTCCTTATGCTTCCGAGAGTTAGTGTTTCAATATGTCAATTCATTCAAAAAATTGATGGCAGGTCACTTAGGCATTACAGATTCCACTTTATCTGTTCAAATCCTTCACGACAAAGGAATACATTGTTCAACTCTAAAAACAGCATGCATAAAACCAAAACCTCAGCACCACAGGGCAGAAGCCTTCGCAATCAGTTCCCTTCAGTCAGCCATGGTACTAGTCCAAAAATTTGTTACAGGAAAACCAACGTTGAACTgatatttacttattttttaaTCTTTCACTCACCGAAGGGGCTTCTAATGTTGAATATCAGATAAATTCCAACTTTCCCGTGAATGTAACTGTCTATGTCTGATCCATATCGATCAATTAACCTTTTTACTGAATCATTCCAAAATGACAACAATATAAATCCACTAGAAATCCTGCAAGGACTccgtttgtttgtttgttttttttttttggcacaaTAGAAGAATTCTAATTTTTCTAATATGAAGCATATTATCTAGTCTGCAATCATTCAGGAAACAAATGCATCACATCATATCACAAACAGGCAAAATCTCATCATAGCCCGAACCAATACATAATTcaacaaagttttttttttttttttaaatcgtAATTCGTCAAAGTTGAAAAAGCATAATCTTTGAGACATATATCATaaattttttacaagaaaaaaaattgtatgCTTACATCATCTTTGAGTGTGCGAATAATCTTGAGACGTAGCTTATCGAAATCGCCGTCGTCCTTGAGCTTCGTTAACACTTCCTCTCCACTAATTCTCGCCTTATTATTATCCATCATCGATACCTTTTGTCCTGCTCAATATCTACTGGAAGAAATCCGCAGAAACAAATTCACATACATGTGTGTGCCCGTGAGTGTTCTTGAGACGTTGAAGAACGATCTCTGGGTTTTGTTTTTACGTGGGAGAATTGACGAGGAAAAGCAGAGGTTTAAGGACTAATAGGAAAAATGAAGGGAACAAAATGGGGACGGTCAATCGGGCCGGCCAGCCCGAACTCGGCTTGTTTGGCCCAAAAAAAGCCCAATAAACCCGACATTTTAGTGAGCCAATCTTAAATTGAATCTAACCCAAATTAAATATGAGCCGAGATTTCAACCTTTAAAGATGTATTGGATTTATGACCGCATATTTTATTACTATTTCCCATGTATTTTGAACGAATTAGATATAAATATTATTGAAAAATTCTTAGTTTATGTAATTTTTAAGAACTATTacttgttcatgtttagttttaatgtTGTAGTCATGTGAATGTTAAActagttttacaacttaatagttatagtaattatgcTAAAAAAATTGTGGAGTAATAAGTGAATTTGGGTTAAGCCAGAATAAGGCTCAAAACCTGAATATTTTGTGAACTGAGTGTGATCAGCGCATTAATTAACTCGAATCTCACGACCCGAAACCTtaaagtattacaaattaaatgCGTTGAGTCTAAGTTTACGAAAACTCGGCTCAAATGGCCCGATTGACAGGTCTAAACAAAATGTCCTAGGCTTTTactgtgccaattgagaaaattttcctctttttttatttattttcagaAGAATGGAATTTTTATAGGCAAAGTTTAAATGGTAAATAATAGGGGTACATGGTCATAAGACAGTAAGATCATAaataaatcttttttatttttttaatgagTAAGATCATGAGTAAGTTAGAGAGGTTTTTTTAATTACTAATTTgtaggggaaaaaagaaaaaggtttgCTTATGTGATGATATGTTTCTCACTTTTTCTTCTATGATGAGTTAGAACTTAGTAAGTAATTTTATAATCTCATAGTTATTAAAATCCATTTTATTGCCCATCCTAACAAAacatttaattttaaaaaaaaaaaaaaaaaaaaacaagaggcTGGTTTATATGCATGGAAATACTCTTACCAAATACACTTAAAGGGATTCAAGAACAGATATGATAATTCATGATAAGTTTAAATGTTCTAAAATACATACATTCATAAACGATACGGATCATTATGGGTGTTCTTTTTAGAACAAAAAATAGTGATATATCTTTTCAAAAGAGTTATGAATGGAAAACATTGCATTATTCACCAAGACGTGAAAATATCAGTAGCAGAGTATTTCCGCAATTTAAAACAAAAGGACGGGGGAAGGATTAGGTAATAACCATTTTCCAGGGGTTAAAATTCGGCTGAAAAGTCGAGTGCCACAAAACCAATTCTGGCTAAAAATGTGAAGTCCATAATTTTTGCAAATTAAGGTAACAAAGCAAAGAGTGAGATAAATGCATATACGCAGGTCAGGTCGGGCTTCAGTAAGCGTTGGGGTAGGAGTCCAATACGAAGTTCCTCCTACCACTCGCACAAATCCCATCTACATGATCGACCACCATAATCAACAGTGGATTTTCAATCTTCATTCATCCGGCTTGAATTGAATA from Coffea eugenioides isolate CCC68of chromosome 8, Ceug_1.0, whole genome shotgun sequence encodes the following:
- the LOC113781128 gene encoding uncharacterized protein LOC113781128, which encodes MMDNNKARISGEEVLTKLKDDGDFDKLRLKIIRTLKDDAELRDNIISMVKQSAVLNRPGAETMKPRQLSDAIHEEIGDKVMSKISDGVWQIIRSGSEMKAEIIETVQSVYNKLLDPKVNEDGESPLHSDLLLLRKRHDVNGSVSASGVDVREPEGEPNEPPGFSLHGQGWNNKSSYENDQPGKRLRMSRPCDGKARVEPIKETTSSPDRLEPQSVYNNVQPGFHEVIEQHLDGDTDDDPDVPPGFG